The Babylonia areolata isolate BAREFJ2019XMU chromosome 2, ASM4173473v1, whole genome shotgun sequence genome segment GTTTCCACCACATTGTGGTAAGGGACACTTACGTCTGTAAAATAAATTTCCTTATGGTGGGTTGTACacgtttcagcttcagtttctcaaggaggcgtcactgcgttcggacaaatccgtgtacgctacactacatctactaagcagatgactgaccagcagcgctgtgtcagccttgaggaaaaaatgaaatactgttttccccatcatctctctctctctctctctctctctctatatatatatatatatatgtgtgtgtgtgtgtgtgtgtgtgtgtgtgtgtgtgtgtgtgagagagagagagagagagagagagagagagagagagagagagagagagagtttgcgtctTTAATCCAAAAAGTCTTCTTACATGTGTGATGCATTTCCATGTTCAATTTTGATGTAATCGTTAATGTGTTATGTTTTCGACCACATGTAAATTTCTCGGTTTTCTGAGATGATAAAGTTTACTTGACGCGTGTTAAAAATCGGACAATCAAAGTTGGTATATAGCTGGTGCAGTCAAATTATTGTTAAATTGTATGATCATTATTGCTTTACATTACAAGACACGAAATAAcaactatgtatatatatatatatgtatacatacatatatataattatgtatatacatacatacatacatacattcatatatacatacatacatatatgcacaattAGACTTTCCATATGGGGAATAATCATCAGATCATTGAAAAATATCGCATAACAACTACAAACAAGTGtgttaggtgttttttttcaaatgagtgagTAATCAAACGCATCACACACAGACGCTGGAAAAATATCCATCCTACCAATATGGTGTTCACATGATTCTGATGCATACTATATTCAAGTCGTTACTAATGAAGATAATCAGATGACAACGGCAATAACACAAACGATGAGGATGTTAactacgatgacgacgatgatagagtctgaaaaacaaaacaaaaacggacgAAATCTCAGAAGTTTCTTTTAAACTCTCGGGTCAGTTCCTTCTGTCATTTAGTAATGTCTGCGACTTTCAGTGGGAAGAATTACACTTCGTGACAGAATTTCCTGGTCTGAAAACACAAGttcatgaatgtatatatatatatatatatatatatatatatatatatataatcaataacAAATTTAAAgatcacacaaacagcaacaacaaagaaataaacaacaacaacaacaaaaaaaaacaaaacaaaaacaacaaccaaaaaccgaCATAAATACTCAAAGATCTTCTTTCAGAGATCATTTCGCGCAGTTTGCCAGGACGCCATTTTGCAAGTGGTCAGAACTGAAAAGATAAATGCATGCGATATGCATATGGTCTCACGAGGTTGATTTAAGCCCTGTACCGTGACGTGATCtgctcgcgcacgcgcacgtgtggtgtgtgtgtgtgtgtgtgtgtgtgtgtgtgtgtgtgtgtgcgcgcgcgcgcacgcgcgcgctcgttcTTCAATTGCTGAAAGTGGCAGGTAAGTGTTATCGTGCGCACGTGTTTGTTTAAGTCTATTCATTAATAAATATAGGCAGAGGACATATGATTTAAGTTTGTTCGTCCTCTACGCACCACACCTGAACCACGCGAAGTCCTCTGGTACACGAGATAAGAATAAGATAACTGGGGACTTTAGTTTTTGACATGTAAGCATGGGCGCTTGTGTCGACACATTCAAGTTAAGTTCACTGCATTGTGACGCCTCAAAAAGGCTCCATTCTTGATCACTCGTCCACACTCTATGATGTGGAGATGTCACATTCGAAGGCTTCATTCACGTGATAGAAAGCTCCCAATGATTCTGAGTCTCGATCTTCAGTCGATAACTTAATGGATAAGTCTTCCAGCTTACCATGACCTCTGGCCGCCGCGTTTGGTTCTTCTTCCAGGTACAAGTCGCTTGGCAGATAAATGGAAAAGCTGGCCGAGGAATCACTTCCCTGCAGAGAGCCTGCGTCGGAGCACAGACGTCTCTTGTCGTCAGACAGGGAACTCAGACCCCTGACACTGAGACGTCCACCTTCCCAGTGGCCGTCACATTTATGTGCTGGATGCACGTGCCTAGGTTTGCCGTGACAGTCCACCAGAGTCTCTTGCACGAGCCGTCTGTTTTCACCGTCTTCCCCGTAAACACTGTCTTTCGAGCTGGCGCCGTCGTCCACAGGAATTAGACTGTGGGAAGATCGACTATTGTGTATATCATGTGAGGAGATGTCGTACCGTGTGTTCGTATTTAATGCTGAAGCACTGTTATCCATGGTCTGAAAATAGGTCGGAATGATTTCATCCGGCTTGGGAACATGGCTTTGAGAAGAACGTTCGTGCTGGGAAACCACTATCGCTGGGTTGTCAAACTTATCACTGTCCGAGATTTGGCTTTCTCTTTGTGTGCCTTTCTCATTTAGGATGGGCCTTTTGGGCCATAATTTTAAAAACGAAAAGAGCACAaaccctcttttctttctcgaaTCATGGACAGACGCCCGGCTCTGGACATCACCTTGATGGGTGTTGTTACACGCCTCTGCCTCCTCGGGACGAAATCCGTTTGTGGCAAGACCGGTACTTGAGGATGACCCATTTCCCTCAGTATCTGCGGGGTGGGGATCACCACTGCCCTCACTGGAGTGGGCGTTGGCTGACTCTGCATCGTGTTCAGCAATACTGTCCGGCAAAGTGGGCAGACGACCCCGCCGACCCCTATCCACACAGCCACCTCTCCCACCACTGCCGTTTTCCCCtccgttgtcgttgttggtgtcggtggtggCGGTGAGGCGGAGCGGGGCCAGGATGACGGAGGCGGCAGTGTCGATGGAGGCCAGGGATGGCCGGTGAGGTCTGGACGGAAGGGACGACGTCAAGGACAGGCTCTGGCGGGACCGGCCGCGTCCTCCTTTCAGCTTGTACTGCAGGCGTTTGTACACGTCCTTCAGGTGGCCCTGCACCTGTacggtggaaacacacacacacacagcgtgattTGAATGATGGACCGTGTGAATACtaatatacagcgcctatcctgcatcggagaccaagctctaagcgcttaacaaacacgggggcacttgcacaacaggctgtctacctgggtagagccggctaacggctgtcattgggcgctcgtctttcgtttcctgtgtcattcaatcatatttcaggcacgcacacatacacactcaggaggacatgtaacattttacgtgtatgaccaattTGTTAAGCTGCTGCTAAGGGGTGGTCGTTTTCGTATGGATATAGCGTAATTTGTAGATATGCTTTGTTTTAGGAAACAAGAAAGTTCTGAATGAAAAGCAAATGATAAACGTCTTTGCGGGAAGTAACCAATCCTCAAAATGTTGATGATGAGTGCGATGATTAATTATACGGAGATTTTAACTGAAAATAGGTTGCTAAAATAAGTGGGAAGTGTCGACGATTTTGATTGTGATGGCAGATAATTCAATCCTCAAAATATTGATTAACGAGTGCGATGATTAATCATACAAAGATTTTAAGTGGAAGGATGATGCTAGAATAAGAGGGAAGTGCCGACGATTTTAATTGGGATGGAAGATAAACGCTTAAAATTGAACCGACTCATACACAATGATAGAACAGTCCATCTCACCTCTCCATTAAAAAAGCAGAAAATGAGGGCCACGACAGCACCCTgtgcacaaacaaacacgaaagctTGAGTTAGGTATACTTGACAGTATCAAGGTGATCAAATAACAGCATGGGAAAAAATGTCACACTGGTGTAACCTGAACAAACATTTATACATAAAGCAATGACAACACATGTAGATAATTTATATGAAACAATCGAGctcaactgcacacacatacacgctcagacacatACTAATTTGTTTATTCCATTATTCtagtttatcccttttttttctttttttttatccccctttaaccaccatctccaaccccaaatcacacacacacacacacacacacacacacacacacacacatatggcacGTCTgacatcactcaaagtgaaaagacgttaaatctaagaaagaacacacacacagacacacacacacacacacacacacacacacgtacacacgcacgcacgcacacacgtacgcacgcacacacgcacgtgcttaACCTCATCAACCCATAGCCTCCACTATAGTACAGACAAGATTacgcacacatccacgcacacgcgcttacgcaaacaaacacacacgaacgcaatgacggagagacaaagagagagagagagagagagagagagagagagagggagggggtgggggtgggggctttcttgacgctttgacacttaaaTGCCATTGAccgtgaggtccttatgacatgggtaaatgcatcaacatacttcgGTAGATAAAACGATTAAAGCATTAAGCtaagtaaaacagagagagagagagagacagagagacagacagacagagacagagacacagagagagacgtttTGACACTTAAATGCCATTGACCATggggtccttatgacatgggtaaatgcatcaacatactttcattgcgtaacaaaacattatgataaacgggagagagagagagagagagagagagagagagagagagagagagagagagagagagagagtttgacacttAAATGCCATtgaccatgaggtccttatgacatgggtaaatgcatcaacatactttgaTTGCGTAACAAAACATTATgataaacgggagagagagagagagagagagagagagagagagagagagagagagagagacgttttgacACTTAAATGCCATtgaccatgaggtccttatgacatgggtaaatgcatcaacatactttcattgcgtAACTAAACATTGTgataaacgaaagagagagagagagagagagagagaggagaatatgtagggactgcaaaaaaaaaaaaaaaaaaaaaaagacacgggtAGAATCACAAAGAATGCAATCAGgaccagcaacaaacaaacaaaaaaacccagccccccaacaaaaacaaaacacaaacacccacccccaaaaaacaacgacCATAATAAAATTACCCCCTTCTatcccaaccaccccaccccccccaacccctccaccgcacccccacacacagcctgacCTGCAGATTCATCACGGCAGCGCTGACAACCTCGTAGGCGTAGAAGCCAGGGTCCGAGGGCCGGGGCCGGTAGAGGAGGCAGAACTCCTGCAGGCCAAAGAGGGGCACGAGGATGAGGAGTGCCCGGAGACTTCGGCGTACCGTCAGCTGTCCCTCCTGGCTGTGCGACCGTAGCTGGCACAGCATCACTCGCATGATGGCCGCCAGGAAGATCAGGTTCATCTGTGTGGCATTTAGGTATGGGGGATGTGTACTgtccgtctatatatatatatatacataatacattTACACATTACTgttatacttcacacacacacacacacacacacacacacacacacacatatatatatatatataatatatatatggagagagagagagacagagacagagagagacagagagacacagatagacatgtATAATACATCTGCATATTCGAGAATACACGACAGCCGTACTTAGCTACGCACGATCACATCCACATTTAATAAACGAGAATAAACGAGACCCGtgcgtttcatacatgcacacatgcatagaccacacacacacacacacacacacacacacacacaagcacacacacacacacacacaaacagacatcttGATTCAATGAAACTGCATAAATGCTGCATAAATTTGTTTTAAGGGGGTA includes the following:
- the LOC143277423 gene encoding uncharacterized protein LOC143277423, whose protein sequence is MASCLQLLVIIIISVNSVHTQSNTNHTAQPAQHQHKHVQLCRDRQGYFPPVLFVLHTCAMCLHYLLKEPRTAEYHVNVSYGVMLLQSSASGQWVMAEPGNQTAMDTVCHTLSSEDCRDWTACCQSASACCQKQIASRSSSQDGVDADDDNDTVDGEAEGCPMTWDGYSCVDKTPAGVTAVLQCPAFITRYTKENNGEARRQCWSNSTWYTNKLGLEWTDYTSCHKAEDHQTILTLKIVFKAISMALLFPSIAIYLKFRPLRSQLRIKLHINLFISLLLSAIFSLMWEILVIRDAIVSDQSDLFLKRHQGACKFLNITCRCLLMTTFFWMFCEGFYLTWLMVQSFRHLSSLRFFALFGWGTPVLFCVIYVIIRVASKDDTVFLLQRSDRKSRGGVSLFRQCWVTSAGGVEWLLDGPTLACLAMNLIFLAAIMRVMLCQLRSHSQEGQLTVRRSLRALLILVPLFGLQEFCLLYRPRPSDPGFYAYEVVSAAVMNLQGAVVALIFCFFNGEVQGHLKDVYKRLQYKLKGGRGRSRQSLSLTSSLPSRPHRPSLASIDTAASVILAPLRLTATTDTNNDNGGENGSGGRGGCVDRGRRGRLPTLPDSIAEHDAESANAHSSEGSGDPHPADTEGNGSSSSTGLATNGFRPEEAEACNNTHQGDVQSRASVHDSRKKRGFVLFSFLKLWPKRPILNEKGTQRESQISDSDKFDNPAIVVSQHERSSQSHVPKPDEIIPTYFQTMDNSASALNTNTRYDISSHDIHNSRSSHSLIPVDDGASSKDSVYGEDGENRRLVQETLVDCHGKPRHVHPAHKCDGHWEGGRLSVRGLSSLSDDKRRLCSDAGSLQGSDSSASFSIYLPSDLYLEEEPNAAARGHGKLEDLSIKLSTEDRDSESLGAFYHVNEAFECDISTS